GGAAATTATTGCCGCAGGGTGATCACTTCGTCGCCGTCGGTAAATGTGATGATCCGTGAAGGCATTATCCCCTTGATTTTCCCGCCGTCAACGTAGACAGCCACCTCATCGCCAAAATACGCGATCGCCTCGTTGATTGTGGCGGCTGGTGGCTGCCCCGCGGGGTTAGCACTTGGTGCGAGTAGTGGGCCAACACATTGAATTAGCTCGGATAATGCCGTCCCTGATGGCATGACGCGAAATGCCAAGGTCGCGTCAGTACGTACTAGGTGCGGCATAACGTCGGGGCTGACCCTGGCAGCGATAGTGGTCGGCCGTTCGCAGGACAGCTGGTCATAGATATGTCGCTGCTTGGTGGTGAGGCCAGTGATATCGTTGGCGCTGCCAAGCAGGATGATGCAGGATTTGGTGCGGTCGCGCTGGCGGACGCGGTACAGCTCATCAACTGCCCTCGGACTATCAGCTCGAGCGAGCAGACCATAAATAGTGTCCGTTGGCGCGACGACGAGCTTGTCAGCCCGCAGCGCCTCGATAACCGTAGTATCAAGTAAGTTTTTGGTAATCATCAGATGATTATATCACAATAAAATTGCTCCCACGGCAGGGAGCAATTTTGGATGAACAGGTGTAAATTAGGCGGCGACCTCTACGCCCATTGAGCGAGCGGAACCAGCAACGACTTTCATCGCGCCTTCGATATCGATGGCGTTTAGCTGATCCATTTTTGCTTCGGCAATTTCCTGAAGCTGTGCGCGAGTGATTGTGCCAACTTTCTCGGCGTGCGGCTTGCCTGAACCCTTTTGAATGCCGGCTTTTTCGCGGATCATATCATCGACTGGCTGGCCAAGCGATTTCCACGTAAAGGTGCGATCTTCAAACACCTGAATGTGGACGATAACGTCCTTGCCCATCATATCTTTGGTGGCGTCGTTGAACGGATTGATGAAATCCATCATGTTCAGCCCCCACTGACCGAGGGTTGAGCCGACTGGTGGTCCGGCGGTTGCTCGTCCGGCAGGGATGCGTAGTTTTAGATTACCGATAACTTTCTTTGCCATAGTTTCCTCTTATTTTTCCGTGCGTAACCACTGTATTATAACGAAAATTGTGCTAGAATACAAGCATGAACGCTCGCAGCATCAAGCCAATTCGTCGCCTGATCAACATGTTTGGGGCGCTCGCTTACAGCCTGTTGATTTTCACTTATGCGGTTATCGTCGGTGCTGGGTTGTTGTGGCTGGCACGCAGTGGCCTACTTATGCAGCTCGGTGTATCGCCAGAGACAGTCCAGCCGGCACCCACCCCGCCCACTACGCCGAGCGATACGACGCCTCGTGCGGTACCGTTTCTCCTTCAGGTGGTGCAGCTGGTGCTGATGTCGGTAATGACGGTGGCGGTTTTGGGTGTGGTGGTGATGCTACCGTATTGGCTGGGGCGCTGCGGCTCGTATCTATTGAAGCGCAGCATTCGATTATGTCACAGCCAAGTGACGCTGGCGACCCTATTGTTCGGCAAGATATTGGCGTGCGGTATCGGGACGGTGCCAGTGCTGATCATGGCGATGTATGATGCTAGGCAGTGGCCGATCGCGGCGGTACTGCTGGGGACGATTACGGTGGCGCTGGTCCTCTTTGCCACACAACACTACCTCGCCAAAAGTAGCGAGGTAGTTGAAGCCAAAGATGTCTGGTAGCTTGGTGATGTATCGCCGCGCGGCCAGATGATTAGGCAGCTAGACTTTCTTGACCTGCAGTGCGTCCAGCTCGACCGGCGTATCGCGGCCAAACATACTGACCATGACCTTGATCTTGCCCTTGATAGCGTCAATTTCTGCGATCGACCCATCAAAGCCCTTGAATGGCCCGTCAATGATGGAGACCACTTCGCCGACCGAGAAATCAATCTGATGCTTTGGCTCTTCGACGCCCATACGCTTTTTGATCTTGGTAATTTCTTTGTCGGACACCGGTGTTGGCGTGGTGTCGGCACCAACGAAGCCAGTCACGCCCGGTGTGTTGCGGACAATGTACCACGTCTCGTCGGTCAGCTTCATCTCGACCAACACGTAGCCCTGAAAGATCTTGGCATCGACAACCTTGCGTTTGCCGTTTTTGATCTGAATTTGCTTTTCTTTCGGCACCATGACGTCAAAGATTTTGTCGGCCATGTCGACGCCGTTGATGCGCTGGCGGATGGATTCAGCAACCTTTTCCTCGTAGCCCGAGTAGGTGTGAATGGCGTACCACGAGCGAGTTGAATCGTAGCGATTTGATGACATAAATTCCCTTTCCTATTTCAAAATTTGATTAAAGCCCCAGTTAAAGCCGGCGTCAAGCAGCAAGATCAGCACCACAAAGATCAACGTAAATACCAGTACTGCCGCCGTCATGCTCCAGGTTGCTGAGCGAGTCGGCCAGCGTACCAGCTTGAGCTCCTGCCACGCGCCCTTGAAATAACCAACGTCGCCTGATTTTTTCAATGATTTTTTGGCCGTAGTTTTTGGCTGTTTTGGCGACGAGCCGGTCGCTGTCACCGTTTTTTTGGTGGTCTCACTGGTGGTTTTTTTGGTGGGTGCGGTTGCTTTTGGTTTAGTTGGTGACGGCTGCTTCGTCCCCTCATCTTTCGCGGTGATGCGGCGAACCCTCGTCTTTGATTCTGCTGCGTTTTTTTGAGCCATAGTTTCTCCCAATTTAAAAGTCTGCTTCTTAGCAGACTGTCAAGTCTATTGTAGCGTGTCCGGGCCGTGATTGCAAGGGCGGTCTCACGCGGACGTGGGCGGATCGGCCAGCTCAAAGCTAAACGTCGAGCCGTGATTGAGTCGGCTTTTGACAGAGATGGTGCAGCCGAGTTTGTGCGCCAATTTACCCGCAACATACAGCCCCAGTCCGGTGCCGCTGGTCTCGCGGGTACGATAATCCTCGGCCCGGTAAAACCGCTGGAAAATCTTTTTTTGGTCAGTCTTGCCGATGCCTATCCCGGTATCAATTACCGCAAATTGTACGACGCCGTTACGCCGGTGCATCCGCAGCGTCACCCCGCCACGAGGCGTGTATTTGATGGCGTTGATGATGAAGTTTTGCAGTAGCTCGGTCAAGTACAGCCGCGAAACCTTGATCACGCCAATCTGCGCACTCACGTCAAGGTCAAACCGCAACCCCTTCTCGGCCGCTCGCGGCGCAAACTCACTGTGTAACGTGCTAGCCAGCTCCATCAGATTAATCGTCTCCGTCTCATCCGCCGCTCCACGTTCAGCGCGCGATAGGGTGCCAAGATCGTTGATCATTTTAGCGAGGAACATCACTTGATCGTGCGCCGCCACCAGCGCCTCATGCACCTTTTGGGTGTAGCCTTTCTCGGCGAGCAGTCGAGCATTATCGAGTGCTCCCTCGGCAATGGCCACCGGTGTGCGCAGTTCGTGACTAACAACGCTGATGAACTCATCACGCTCCTCTTCGAGGCTTTTTATCTTGGTGACGTCACGCAGAATCAACACGTAGCCATCAGTGCTGGAACTGCCGCCCAAAATCGGCGCAAAGGTCGCCTCCAGTCGCAAATGATCGCCATCGCTGAGTGGCATGATCAGGTCGTCACGGGTACGGATTGACGGCGACTTACTGAGCTCCTCAAACACGTCGATCGGTGTACCGCTGAGCGTCTGCAATTGAAATGTCTCGCTGATGTGATGACCGTGCAGCGTGGCGTTAGTGTCCAGCAGGCCGATCATCGCCGCATTATAAATCGTGATCACGCCGTGAGCGTCAGTACTCAGCACCGCGTCGGTCAAGCTGTTTACCAGTGTCATCATCTGGCTATGCTCTGGCGCGGCTTTCGTCTCATCGCGTCCGCATTGCTGACTGCGCCCCATGCGCCACCTGCCCATCCCTTGTCTCATATGATTTTAGTATAGCACATGCTACACGTGCGGTGTATGGTTTTTCAGCGCCGCTCGGTGTGTTTTGTAGGCTGGGTCGATGGCCGCAACCTCTCGCCAAAACGCGTCGGAGTGATTCATCTGGCGGGTGTGAGCCAGTTCGTGAATCAATACATAATCAAGCAACTCAAACGGCAGGTTCATCAGTGCGATGTTCAGGCTAATCGTGCCGCGCGACGAGCAGCTGCCCCAACGGCTGGAGGCGTGCGTCAGCTTGACGGTTTGATAGGAAAAGTCGTGTTCCTCGGCCAGGAATTTCAGTCGCCGCGGCAGGTAGCTTTTG
The window above is part of the Candidatus Saccharibacteria bacterium oral taxon 488 genome. Proteins encoded here:
- a CDS encoding L-threonylcarbamoyladenylate synthase — its product is MITKNLLDTTVIEALRADKLVVAPTDTIYGLLARADSPRAVDELYRVRQRDRTKSCIILLGSANDITGLTTKQRHIYDQLSCERPTTIAARVSPDVMPHLVRTDATLAFRVMPSGTALSELIQCVGPLLAPSANPAGQPPAATINEAIAYFGDEVAVYVDGGKIKGIMPSRIITFTDGDEVITLRQ
- the secE gene encoding preprotein translocase subunit SecE; amino-acid sequence: MAQKNAAESKTRVRRITAKDEGTKQPSPTKPKATAPTKKTTSETTKKTVTATGSSPKQPKTTAKKSLKKSGDVGYFKGAWQELKLVRWPTRSATWSMTAAVLVFTLIFVVLILLLDAGFNWGFNQILK
- the rplK gene encoding 50S ribosomal protein L11, encoding MAKKVIGNLKLRIPAGRATAGPPVGSTLGQWGLNMMDFINPFNDATKDMMGKDVIVHIQVFEDRTFTWKSLGQPVDDMIREKAGIQKGSGKPHAEKVGTITRAQLQEIAEAKMDQLNAIDIEGAMKVVAGSARSMGVEVAA
- the nusG gene encoding transcription termination/antitermination protein NusG — protein: MSSNRYDSTRSWYAIHTYSGYEEKVAESIRQRINGVDMADKIFDVMVPKEKQIQIKNGKRKVVDAKIFQGYVLVEMKLTDETWYIVRNTPGVTGFVGADTTPTPVSDKEITKIKKRMGVEEPKHQIDFSVGEVVSIIDGPFKGFDGSIAEIDAIKGKIKVMVSMFGRDTPVELDALQVKKV